A stretch of Gadus macrocephalus chromosome 17, ASM3116895v1 DNA encodes these proteins:
- the sf3b2 gene encoding splicing factor 3B subunit 2 isoform X1, which yields MASDGPPGTESLQSDLGSAIVALNTWSHPELQAKLGELGAPNMGPREELIDRLKGYMIQTGVLLSKPNDDKSMGPQMQGLPPMPPMPMPPLPPGMGMLQAMSMMSGGPPPPGMRMPPGLSQEEQLKMAQQRAAMMIQQEERAKHQGDPRIMEEQELLEQQKRAAMLLEHERQQQMAKIHSGPGGPDMGPRPPMMSSMSPGNPMRGMDPRGPLPPGVSMMPTQRQRVPPPPGEDGRELFSARVCFHLLSDCVGAPLLQSWQGEESSVAGPKIPQALEKILQLKEMRQGQLTDPTEEEEEDDEGADTEMTGSSAQGMSETDEDDGQLSKKDKNRKRRNRKKKNKKKRAQEKRELQGQEKPEADGDKDGEDKDKEKEDEVEIEYVTEEPQIYDPNFIFFKRIFEAFKLTDDVKKEKEKEPEKTDQPLANLLKKKGFEEEKKDSDDSDDDMRPDVSKLSKKKMRRMNRLTVAELKQLVARPDVVEMHDVTAQEPKLLVHLKATRNTVPVPRHWCFKRKYLQGKRGIEKPPFELPEFIKRTGIQEMREALQEKEDAKTMKTKMREKVRPKMGKIDIDYQKLHDAFFKWQMKPKLTIHGDLYYEGKEFETRLKEKKPGDLSDELRIALGMPVGPNSHKVPPPWLIAMQRYGPPPSYPNLKIPGLNAPIPENCTFGYHAGGWGKPPVDEMGKPLYGDVFGTNAGDFQAKAEEEEVDRTPWGELEPSDEESSEEEEEEESDEEKPDETGFFTPADSGLITPGGLSSVPAGMETPELIELRKKKIEEAMDGNETPQLFTVLPERRTGAVGAAMMASTHIYDISAAMAARKAGGGGGGGGGGQESQGVEVALAPEELELDPMAMTQKYEEHVREQQAQVEKEDFSDMVAEHAAKQKQKKRKAQPQDNRGGAKKYKEFKF from the exons GTCCAAGAGAGGAGCTGATCGATAGGCTCAAGGGATACATGATCCAG ACGGGGGTTCTCCTCAGCAAACCCAACGATGATAAATCCATGGGCCCTCAG ATGCAGGGGCTCCCGCCAATGCCCCCCATGCCCATGCCGCCCCTGCCCCCGGGCATGGGCATGCTGCAGGCCATGAGCATGATGTCCGGGGGTCCGCCGCCACCCGGCATGCGCATGCCCCCGGGCCTCTCCCAGGAGGAGCAGCTGAAGATGGCCCAGCAGCGGGCCGCCATGATGatccagcaggaggagagggccaAGCACCAG GGGGACCCCCGCAtcatggaggagcaggagcttCTGGAGCAGCAGAAGAGG GCTGCGATGCTGCTGGAGCATGAGAGGCAGCAGCAGATGGCCAAGATACACTCTGGCCCCGGAGGGCCGGACATGGGCCCCAGGCCACCCATGATGTCCTCCATGTCTCCAGGCAACCCcatgagag gtatgGACCCTCGtgggcccctccccccaggggtGAGCATGATGCCCACTCAGAGACAgagggtccccccccctcccggagaGGACGGCAGAGAG CTGTtcagtgcgcgtgtgtgtttccacctcctctctgactgCGTCGGCGCTCCGCTTCTGCAGAGCTGGCAGGGGGAGGAGTCGAGCGTGGCCGGGCCCAAGATCCCCCAGGCGCTGGAGAAGATCCTGCAGCTGAAGGAGATGCGACAGGGCCAGCTCACCGACCCCACAG aggaggaagaggaggatgacgaGGGAGCCGACACTGAGATGACGGGCTCCTCCGCCCAGGGCATGTCGGAGACGGACGAAGACGACGGACAGCTGTCAAAGAAAGAC AAAAACCGCAAGCGCAGGAACcgcaagaagaagaacaagaagaagcgTGCGCAGGAGAAGCGGGAGCTGCAGGGCCAGGAGAAGCCCGAGGCGGACGGAGACAAGGACGGGgaggacaaggacaaggagaaggaggacgaggTGGAGATCGAGTATGTGACGGAGGAACCGCAGATCTACGACCCCAACTTCATCTTCTTCAAGAGGATCTTCGAGGCGTTCAAG CTGACGGACGACgtgaagaaagagaaggagaaggagccgGAAAAGACGGACCAGCCCCTGGCCAACCTGCTGAAGAAGAAGGGCttcgaggaggagaagaaggacagCGATGACAGCGACGAC GACATGAGGCCCGACGTGTCCAAGCTCTCcaagaagaagatgaggaggatgaaCAGACTGACGGTGGCCGAGCTCAAACAG ctggTGGCACGCCCCGACGTGGTGGAGATGCACGACGTGACGGCTCAAGAGCCCAAGCTGCTGGTGCACCTTAAGGCCACGCGCAACACGGTGCCGGTGCCGCGCCACTGGTGCTTCAAGAGGAAGTACCTGCAGGGCAAGAGGGGCATAGAGAAGCCCCCCTTCGAGCTGCCCGAGTTCATCAAGCGCACCGGCATCCAGGAGATGAGGGAGGCGCTGCAGGAGAag GAAGATGCCAAGACCATGAAGACCAAGATGAGGGAGAAGGTGCGTCCCAAGATGGGCAAGATTGACATCGACTACCAGAAGCTCCACGATGCCTTCTTCAAGTGGCAGATGAAGCCCAAGCTCACCATCCACGGGGACCTTTACTACGAG GGGAAAGAGTTTGAGACCCGTCTCAAGGAGAAGAAGCCAGGAGATTTGTCCGATGAGTTGCGCATCGCTCTGGGAATGCCCGTCGGACCA aACTCCCACAAGGTGCCCCCACCCTGGCTCATCGCCATGCAGCGCTACGGACCTCCGCCCTCGTACCCCAACCTTAAGATCCCCGGCCTCAACGCCCCCATCCCAGAG AACTGTACGTTTGGCTACCATGCCGGCGGCTGGGGGAAGCCGCCCGTGGACGAGATGGGCAAGCCCCTGTACGGAGACGTGTTTGGCACCAACGCTGGAGACTTCCAG GCCaaggccgaggaggaggaggtggaccgcACCCCCTGGGGGGAGCTGGAGCCCTCGGACGAGGAGTCctccgaggaggaggaagaggaggagagtgacgAGGAGAAGCCAGACGAAACCGGCTTCTTTACCCCAGCGGACAG cGGGCTGATCACCCCAGGAGGCCTGTCGTCCGTCCCTGCCGGCATGGAGACGCCCGAGCTGATTGAgctgaggaagaagaagatCGAGGAGGCCATGGACGG CAACGAGACGCCCCAGCTGTTCACCGTGCTCCCAGAGAGGCGGACGGGCGCTGTGGGGGCGGCCATGATGGCATCCACGCACATATACGACATCTCGgcg gccaTGGCAGCGCGTAAGGCAGGGGGcggtgggggcggcgggggcggcgggcaGGAGTCCCAGGGCGTGGAGGTGGCCCTGGCGCctgaggagctggagctggacccCATGGCCATGACCCAGAAGTACGAGGAGCACGTGCGCGAGCAGCAGGcgcaggtggagaaggaggacttCAGCGACATGGTGGCCGAGCACGCCGCCAAGCAGAAG caaAAGAAACGCAAGGCGCAGCCCCAGGACAACCGGGGAGGGGCCAAGAAATACAAGGAGTTCAAGTTCTAG
- the sf3b2 gene encoding splicing factor 3B subunit 2 isoform X2 has translation MASDGPPGTESLQSDLGSAIVALNTWSHPELQAKLGELGAPNMGPREELIDRLKGYMIQTGVLLSKPNDDKSMGPQMQGLPPMPPMPMPPLPPGMGMLQAMSMMSGGPPPPGMRMPPGLSQEEQLKMAQQRAAMMIQQEERAKHQGDPRIMEEQELLEQQKRAAMLLEHERQQQMAKIHSGPGGPDMGPRPPMMSSMSPGNPMRGMDPRGPLPPGVSMMPTQRQRVPPPPGEDGRESWQGEESSVAGPKIPQALEKILQLKEMRQGQLTDPTEEEEEDDEGADTEMTGSSAQGMSETDEDDGQLSKKDKNRKRRNRKKKNKKKRAQEKRELQGQEKPEADGDKDGEDKDKEKEDEVEIEYVTEEPQIYDPNFIFFKRIFEAFKLTDDVKKEKEKEPEKTDQPLANLLKKKGFEEEKKDSDDSDDDMRPDVSKLSKKKMRRMNRLTVAELKQLVARPDVVEMHDVTAQEPKLLVHLKATRNTVPVPRHWCFKRKYLQGKRGIEKPPFELPEFIKRTGIQEMREALQEKEDAKTMKTKMREKVRPKMGKIDIDYQKLHDAFFKWQMKPKLTIHGDLYYEGKEFETRLKEKKPGDLSDELRIALGMPVGPNSHKVPPPWLIAMQRYGPPPSYPNLKIPGLNAPIPENCTFGYHAGGWGKPPVDEMGKPLYGDVFGTNAGDFQAKAEEEEVDRTPWGELEPSDEESSEEEEEEESDEEKPDETGFFTPADSGLITPGGLSSVPAGMETPELIELRKKKIEEAMDGNETPQLFTVLPERRTGAVGAAMMASTHIYDISAAMAARKAGGGGGGGGGGQESQGVEVALAPEELELDPMAMTQKYEEHVREQQAQVEKEDFSDMVAEHAAKQKQKKRKAQPQDNRGGAKKYKEFKF, from the exons GTCCAAGAGAGGAGCTGATCGATAGGCTCAAGGGATACATGATCCAG ACGGGGGTTCTCCTCAGCAAACCCAACGATGATAAATCCATGGGCCCTCAG ATGCAGGGGCTCCCGCCAATGCCCCCCATGCCCATGCCGCCCCTGCCCCCGGGCATGGGCATGCTGCAGGCCATGAGCATGATGTCCGGGGGTCCGCCGCCACCCGGCATGCGCATGCCCCCGGGCCTCTCCCAGGAGGAGCAGCTGAAGATGGCCCAGCAGCGGGCCGCCATGATGatccagcaggaggagagggccaAGCACCAG GGGGACCCCCGCAtcatggaggagcaggagcttCTGGAGCAGCAGAAGAGG GCTGCGATGCTGCTGGAGCATGAGAGGCAGCAGCAGATGGCCAAGATACACTCTGGCCCCGGAGGGCCGGACATGGGCCCCAGGCCACCCATGATGTCCTCCATGTCTCCAGGCAACCCcatgagag gtatgGACCCTCGtgggcccctccccccaggggtGAGCATGATGCCCACTCAGAGACAgagggtccccccccctcccggagaGGACGGCAGAGAG AGCTGGCAGGGGGAGGAGTCGAGCGTGGCCGGGCCCAAGATCCCCCAGGCGCTGGAGAAGATCCTGCAGCTGAAGGAGATGCGACAGGGCCAGCTCACCGACCCCACAG aggaggaagaggaggatgacgaGGGAGCCGACACTGAGATGACGGGCTCCTCCGCCCAGGGCATGTCGGAGACGGACGAAGACGACGGACAGCTGTCAAAGAAAGAC AAAAACCGCAAGCGCAGGAACcgcaagaagaagaacaagaagaagcgTGCGCAGGAGAAGCGGGAGCTGCAGGGCCAGGAGAAGCCCGAGGCGGACGGAGACAAGGACGGGgaggacaaggacaaggagaaggaggacgaggTGGAGATCGAGTATGTGACGGAGGAACCGCAGATCTACGACCCCAACTTCATCTTCTTCAAGAGGATCTTCGAGGCGTTCAAG CTGACGGACGACgtgaagaaagagaaggagaaggagccgGAAAAGACGGACCAGCCCCTGGCCAACCTGCTGAAGAAGAAGGGCttcgaggaggagaagaaggacagCGATGACAGCGACGAC GACATGAGGCCCGACGTGTCCAAGCTCTCcaagaagaagatgaggaggatgaaCAGACTGACGGTGGCCGAGCTCAAACAG ctggTGGCACGCCCCGACGTGGTGGAGATGCACGACGTGACGGCTCAAGAGCCCAAGCTGCTGGTGCACCTTAAGGCCACGCGCAACACGGTGCCGGTGCCGCGCCACTGGTGCTTCAAGAGGAAGTACCTGCAGGGCAAGAGGGGCATAGAGAAGCCCCCCTTCGAGCTGCCCGAGTTCATCAAGCGCACCGGCATCCAGGAGATGAGGGAGGCGCTGCAGGAGAag GAAGATGCCAAGACCATGAAGACCAAGATGAGGGAGAAGGTGCGTCCCAAGATGGGCAAGATTGACATCGACTACCAGAAGCTCCACGATGCCTTCTTCAAGTGGCAGATGAAGCCCAAGCTCACCATCCACGGGGACCTTTACTACGAG GGGAAAGAGTTTGAGACCCGTCTCAAGGAGAAGAAGCCAGGAGATTTGTCCGATGAGTTGCGCATCGCTCTGGGAATGCCCGTCGGACCA aACTCCCACAAGGTGCCCCCACCCTGGCTCATCGCCATGCAGCGCTACGGACCTCCGCCCTCGTACCCCAACCTTAAGATCCCCGGCCTCAACGCCCCCATCCCAGAG AACTGTACGTTTGGCTACCATGCCGGCGGCTGGGGGAAGCCGCCCGTGGACGAGATGGGCAAGCCCCTGTACGGAGACGTGTTTGGCACCAACGCTGGAGACTTCCAG GCCaaggccgaggaggaggaggtggaccgcACCCCCTGGGGGGAGCTGGAGCCCTCGGACGAGGAGTCctccgaggaggaggaagaggaggagagtgacgAGGAGAAGCCAGACGAAACCGGCTTCTTTACCCCAGCGGACAG cGGGCTGATCACCCCAGGAGGCCTGTCGTCCGTCCCTGCCGGCATGGAGACGCCCGAGCTGATTGAgctgaggaagaagaagatCGAGGAGGCCATGGACGG CAACGAGACGCCCCAGCTGTTCACCGTGCTCCCAGAGAGGCGGACGGGCGCTGTGGGGGCGGCCATGATGGCATCCACGCACATATACGACATCTCGgcg gccaTGGCAGCGCGTAAGGCAGGGGGcggtgggggcggcgggggcggcgggcaGGAGTCCCAGGGCGTGGAGGTGGCCCTGGCGCctgaggagctggagctggacccCATGGCCATGACCCAGAAGTACGAGGAGCACGTGCGCGAGCAGCAGGcgcaggtggagaaggaggacttCAGCGACATGGTGGCCGAGCACGCCGCCAAGCAGAAG caaAAGAAACGCAAGGCGCAGCCCCAGGACAACCGGGGAGGGGCCAAGAAATACAAGGAGTTCAAGTTCTAG